The following coding sequences are from one Kosakonia sp. H02 window:
- the yrfG gene encoding GMP/IMP nucleotidase, which translates to MHIDIAWQDVDTVLLDMDGTLLDLAFDNFFWQQLVPQTYGEKLGLTVEQAQDAIRQEYHAVQHTLNWYCLDYWSERLGLDICAMTTQQGPRAVLREDTVPFLDALKKSGKRRILLTNAHPHNLAVKLEHTGLASHLDLLLSTHTFGYPKEDQRLWQAVAQQTGLNPERTLFIDDSEPILDAAATFGIRYCLGVTNPDSGLAEKSYLRHPGMNDYRRLLPSLLKEM; encoded by the coding sequence ATGCACATTGATATTGCATGGCAGGACGTCGATACCGTTCTGCTGGATATGGACGGCACGCTACTCGATCTCGCCTTTGATAACTTCTTCTGGCAACAACTGGTGCCGCAAACCTACGGCGAGAAGCTGGGCTTAACGGTCGAACAAGCGCAGGACGCTATCCGCCAGGAGTATCACGCCGTGCAGCATACGCTAAACTGGTACTGTCTGGACTACTGGAGCGAACGCCTCGGGCTTGATATTTGCGCCATGACCACACAGCAAGGGCCGCGCGCCGTACTGCGTGAAGATACGGTGCCGTTTCTGGATGCGCTGAAAAAAAGCGGTAAGCGGCGCATTTTGTTGACCAACGCGCACCCGCACAATCTGGCGGTAAAGCTTGAACATACTGGCCTGGCCTCGCACCTTGATTTATTACTTTCCACCCATACATTTGGTTATCCGAAAGAGGATCAGCGCTTGTGGCAGGCCGTTGCCCAGCAAACGGGTCTCAATCCTGAACGCACGTTGTTTATTGATGACAGCGAGCCGATCCTTGATGCCGCCGCGACGTTTGGCATTCGCTATTGCCTGGGTGTAACCAACCCGGATTCCGGGCTGGCAGAAAAAAGCTATTTGCGCCATCCGGGAATGAATGACTACCGCCGCTTGCTCCCCTCGCTTTTAAAGGAGATGTAA